In one Nicotiana tomentosiformis chromosome 6, ASM39032v3, whole genome shotgun sequence genomic region, the following are encoded:
- the LOC104115077 gene encoding transcription repressor OFP13-like gives MNWTLWSLKPPSFLRKKKKRKLQSLRDKVPIIPESCGCSNSCPEEEALLEMAREALASRRLSFDEDESCSVLAMVGFPFKDCLVLAVESENPKMDFLHSMEQMTKAYNGLKPGGEMDWEFLEDLLTWFLRINNMKNQDVIVAAFVDLCLLLSSSS, from the coding sequence ATGAACTGGACTTTATGGAGTCTAAAACCTCCCTCATTcttgagaaagaagaagaaaagaaaattacaATCTTTGCGAGACAAGGTTCCTATAATTCCAGAATCATGTGGTTGTTCAAATTCATGCCCAGAGGAGGAGGCATTATTGGAGATGGCTCGTGAAGCGTTGGCATCAAGGAGGCTATCGTTCGACGAAGATGAGTCGTGTTCAGTTTTAGCCATGGTTGGTTTCCCGTTCAAGGATTGTTTAGTCTTAGCTGTGGAAAGTGAAAATCCCAAAATGGATTTCTTGCATTCAATGGAGCAAATGACAAAAGCTTATAATGGATTGAAGCCAGGTGGGGAAATGGATTGGGAGTTTTTAGAAGATTTGCTTACTTGGTTCTTGAGGATTAATAATATGAAGAATCAAGATGTCATAGTTGCTGCATTTGTTGACTTGTGTTTGCTTCTCTCATCCTCTTCTTAA